The Populus alba chromosome 6, ASM523922v2, whole genome shotgun sequence genome contains a region encoding:
- the LOC118047969 gene encoding lycopene epsilon cyclase, chloroplastic isoform X2, producing MECVGARNFGAMPAVLLSCPCPVWRSKTGAATQPQSSSSAKQSVFKSNKRFRLCQVRSGGGSNSSRGMNDSCSSVAVKEGMFADEEDYIKAGGSELGFVQMQRKKAMSQQSKLADKLRPIATSGEGGGELDLVVVGCGPAGLALAAESAKLGLSVGLIGPDLPFTNNYGVWEDEFKDLGLDGCIEHVWRDTIVYLNDNDPILIGRSYGRVSRYLLHEELLRRCVESGVSYLSSKVERITEATDGHSLVACEHGIVVPCRLATVASGAASGKLLQYEVGGPRVSVQTAYGVEVEVENNPYDPSLMVFMDYRDYIKQKVQCLEAEYPTFLYAMPMSSTRVFFEETCLASKDAMPFDLLKKKLLSRLEAMGIRVLKTYEEEWSYIPVGGSLPNTEQKNLAFGAAASMVHPATGYSVVRSLSEAPNYASVIANILNQDHSKGKPILERRYANISMQAWNTLWPLERKRQRAFFLFGLALILQLDIEGIRIFFHTFFRLPSCRSIC from the exons ATGGAATGCGTGGGAGCTCGGAATTTCGGAGCAATGCCGGCTGTGCTGCTGTCATGTCCATGTCCTGTGTGGAGGTCTAAAACAGGAGCAGCAACACAGCCACAGAGTAGCAGCAGTGCAAAGCAGagtgtttttaaaagtaataaacGATTCCGTTTATGTCAAGTGAGGTCAGGAGGAGGTAGTAATAGTAGTCGAGGGATGAATGATAGTTGTAGTAGTGTTGCTGTCAAAGAAGGTATGTTTGCTGATGAAGAGGATTATATTAAAGCCGGTGGTTCTGAGCTTGGTTTTGTACAAATGCAGCGAAAAAAGGCCATGAGTCAACAGTCTAAACTTGCCGACAAG TTGCGGCCGATAGCAACAAGCGGAGAAGGTGGAGGAGAACTGGATTTGGTGGTGGTTGGTTGTGGTCCAGCAGGATTAGCTTTAGCTGCAGAATCAGCTAAGTTGGGGTTAAGTGTTGGACTTATTGGTCCTGATCTTCCTTTTACTAATAATTATGGTGTTTGGGAGGATGAATTTAAAG ATCTTGGACTTGATGGGTGTATTGAGCATGTTTGGCGGGATACCATTGTATATCTTAACGACAATGATCCCATTCTGATCGGTCGCTCCTATGGACGAGTTAGTCGATATTTGCTCCATGAAGAGTTGTTGAGGAG GTGTGTCGAGTCAGGTGTTTCATATCTGAGCTCAAAAGTGGAAAGGATTACCGAAGCAACTGATGGTCATAGTCTTGTAGCTTGTGAACATGGCATTGTAGTTCCATGCAG GCTTGCTACTGTTGCATCTGGAGCTGCTTCGGGAAAACTCTTGCAGTATGAGGTGGGAGGTCCAAGGGTTTCTGTGCAAACAGCTTATGGTGTGGAAGTTGAG GTGGAAAACAATCCATATGATCCTAGCCTAATGGTTTTCATGGATTACAGAGACTACATTAAACAAAAAGTTCAATGTTTAGAAGCTGAATATCCAACATTTCTTTATGCAATGCCCATGTCGTCAACAAGAGTTTTCTTTGAG GAAACTTGTTTGGCCTCAAAAGACGCGATGCCTTTTGACTTGTTAAAGAAAAAGCtcttgtcaaggttagaggccATGGGAATCCGAGTCTTGAAAACCTATGAAGAG GAATGGTCTTATATTCCAGTTGGTGGTTCCTTGCCAAATACTGAGCAAAAAAATCTTGCATTTGGTGCTGCTGCTAGCATGGTGCATCCAGCCACAG GCTATTCAGTGGTGAGATCATTGTCCGAGGCTCCAAATTATGCTTCCGTAATTGCAAATATATTGAATCAGGATCATTCTAAGGGAAAGCCTATTCTTGAAAGACGTTATGCAAATATATCAATGCAAG cTTGGAATACTCTTTGGCCACTAGAGAGAAAACGTCAAAGGGCATTCTTTCTCTTTGGACTAGCACTTATATTGCAGCTGGATATTGAAGGCATCAGAATATTTTTCCATACCTTCTTCCGCTTACCCAGCTG
- the LOC118047969 gene encoding lycopene epsilon cyclase, chloroplastic isoform X1, with product MECVGARNFGAMPAVLLSCPCPVWRSKTGAATQPQSSSSAKQSVFKSNKRFRLCQVRSGGGSNSSRGMNDSCSSVAVKEGMFADEEDYIKAGGSELGFVQMQRKKAMSQQSKLADKLRPIATSGEGGGELDLVVVGCGPAGLALAAESAKLGLSVGLIGPDLPFTNNYGVWEDEFKDLGLDGCIEHVWRDTIVYLNDNDPILIGRSYGRVSRYLLHEELLRRCVESGVSYLSSKVERITEATDGHSLVACEHGIVVPCRLATVASGAASGKLLQYEVGGPRVSVQTAYGVEVEVENNPYDPSLMVFMDYRDYIKQKVQCLEAEYPTFLYAMPMSSTRVFFEETCLASKDAMPFDLLKKKLLSRLEAMGIRVLKTYEEEWSYIPVGGSLPNTEQKNLAFGAAASMVHPATGYSVVRSLSEAPNYASVIANILNQDHSKGKPILERRYANISMQAWNTLWPLERKRQRAFFLFGLALILQLDIEGIRIFFHTFFRLPSWMWQGFLSSSLSSADLMLFALYMFVIARNDLRMCLVRHLLSDPTGATMIRTYLTV from the exons ATGGAATGCGTGGGAGCTCGGAATTTCGGAGCAATGCCGGCTGTGCTGCTGTCATGTCCATGTCCTGTGTGGAGGTCTAAAACAGGAGCAGCAACACAGCCACAGAGTAGCAGCAGTGCAAAGCAGagtgtttttaaaagtaataaacGATTCCGTTTATGTCAAGTGAGGTCAGGAGGAGGTAGTAATAGTAGTCGAGGGATGAATGATAGTTGTAGTAGTGTTGCTGTCAAAGAAGGTATGTTTGCTGATGAAGAGGATTATATTAAAGCCGGTGGTTCTGAGCTTGGTTTTGTACAAATGCAGCGAAAAAAGGCCATGAGTCAACAGTCTAAACTTGCCGACAAG TTGCGGCCGATAGCAACAAGCGGAGAAGGTGGAGGAGAACTGGATTTGGTGGTGGTTGGTTGTGGTCCAGCAGGATTAGCTTTAGCTGCAGAATCAGCTAAGTTGGGGTTAAGTGTTGGACTTATTGGTCCTGATCTTCCTTTTACTAATAATTATGGTGTTTGGGAGGATGAATTTAAAG ATCTTGGACTTGATGGGTGTATTGAGCATGTTTGGCGGGATACCATTGTATATCTTAACGACAATGATCCCATTCTGATCGGTCGCTCCTATGGACGAGTTAGTCGATATTTGCTCCATGAAGAGTTGTTGAGGAG GTGTGTCGAGTCAGGTGTTTCATATCTGAGCTCAAAAGTGGAAAGGATTACCGAAGCAACTGATGGTCATAGTCTTGTAGCTTGTGAACATGGCATTGTAGTTCCATGCAG GCTTGCTACTGTTGCATCTGGAGCTGCTTCGGGAAAACTCTTGCAGTATGAGGTGGGAGGTCCAAGGGTTTCTGTGCAAACAGCTTATGGTGTGGAAGTTGAG GTGGAAAACAATCCATATGATCCTAGCCTAATGGTTTTCATGGATTACAGAGACTACATTAAACAAAAAGTTCAATGTTTAGAAGCTGAATATCCAACATTTCTTTATGCAATGCCCATGTCGTCAACAAGAGTTTTCTTTGAG GAAACTTGTTTGGCCTCAAAAGACGCGATGCCTTTTGACTTGTTAAAGAAAAAGCtcttgtcaaggttagaggccATGGGAATCCGAGTCTTGAAAACCTATGAAGAG GAATGGTCTTATATTCCAGTTGGTGGTTCCTTGCCAAATACTGAGCAAAAAAATCTTGCATTTGGTGCTGCTGCTAGCATGGTGCATCCAGCCACAG GCTATTCAGTGGTGAGATCATTGTCCGAGGCTCCAAATTATGCTTCCGTAATTGCAAATATATTGAATCAGGATCATTCTAAGGGAAAGCCTATTCTTGAAAGACGTTATGCAAATATATCAATGCAAG cTTGGAATACTCTTTGGCCACTAGAGAGAAAACGTCAAAGGGCATTCTTTCTCTTTGGACTAGCACTTATATTGCAGCTGGATATTGAAGGCATCAGAATATTTTTCCATACCTTCTTCCGCTTACCCAGCTG
- the LOC118047967 gene encoding telomere repeat-binding factor 4, producing the protein MGNPKQKWTSEEEEALRAGVAKHGTGKWKNIQRDPEFNPYLYSRSNIDLKDKWRNMTVSAGSQSVKDKSRTTKVKSIPDAAAATPLPNPQTSAAAAAADIVIDDYSEAAADSKTAPKYNAMIFEAISAFNEPNGADTSAIISYIEQRQELPQNFRRQLSSRLRRLVAQEKLEKVQNCYKIKKVSSFGTKTPTPKKEVRPKSVHDTGDTVEGAANDAAYSVAEAENKSFVATEAVKESERVSKMAEDADSLLQLANEILEKCLRGEIVIMG; encoded by the exons atggggaaTCCAAAGCAAAAGTGGACATCAGAGGAAGAAGAAGCGTTGAGAGCAGGAGTAGCCAAACACGGTACTGGAAAATGGAAAAACATACAGAGAGACCCTGAGTTCAATCCTTACCTTTACTCCCGCTCTAATATCGATCTcaag gATAAATGGAGGAATATGACTGTTAGTGCCGGTAGCCAAAGCGTTAAGGACAAGTCTCGGACGACAAAAGTGAAATCCATTCCTGATGCTGCTGCTGCAACTCCACTGCCCAACCCCCAaacttctgctgctgctgccgccgCTGATATTGTTATCGATGATTATTCGGAAGCCGCAGCAGATTCGAAAACCGCTCCTAA GTACAATGCCATGATTTTTGAAGCAATTTCAGCCTTTAATGAGCCAAATGGAGCAGATACTAGCGCAATAATCAGCTACATTGAG CAAAGACAAGAGCTACCACAAAATTTTAGGAGGCAATTAAGTTCAAGGTTGAGGAGGCTGGTAGCTCAGGAAAAACTTGAAAAG GTCCAAAATTGCTACAAGATAAAGAAAGTTTCTTCGTTTGGGACAAAAACACCAACTCCTAAGAAAGAGGTGCGTCCTAAGTCTGTACATGACACCGGTGATACTGTCgaaggagcagcaaatgacgCTGCATATAGTGTTGCAGAAGCAGAAAACAAATCATTTGTTGCAACTGAAGCAGTTAAGGAGTCAGAGAGGGTTTCAAAGATGGCTGAAGACGCAGATTCACTACTGCAGTTGGCCAACGAGATACTTGAGAAAT GCTTACGAGGTGAGATTGTGATCATGGGATGA
- the LOC118047966 gene encoding glycylpeptide N-tetradecanoyltransferase 1 encodes MADNNNNSLPGSSKDNPDHDSETNQVSKENSSLSTIVRRFKDSVSLGKTHKFWESQPVGQFKDIGDSNLPEGPIEPPTLLSEVKQEPYNLPSQYEWTTCDMESDKTCDEVYNLLKNNYVEDDENMFRFNYSQEFLTWALRPPGYYRSWHIGVRAKASKKLVAFITGVPARIRVRDEVVKMAEINFLCVHKKLRSKRLAPVMIKEVTRRVHLENIWQAAYTAGVVLPTPITTCQYWHRSLNPKKLIDVGFSRLGARMTMSRTIKLYKLPDSPATPGFRNMELRDVPAVTRLLRNYLSQFVVAPDFDENDVEHWLLPTENVVDSYLVESPETHEITDFCSFYTLPSSILGNQNHSTLKAAYSYYNVSTKTPLLQLMNDALIVAKQKDFDVFNALDVMHNESFLKELKFGPGDGQLHYYLYNYRLRHALRPSELGLVLL; translated from the coding sequence ATGGCtgataacaataacaattcacTACCTGGGTCTTCGAAAGATAACCCTGATCATGATTCTGAGACAAACCAAGTTTCCAAGGAAAATAGTTCACTCTCAACTATAGTCCGTAGGTTTAAGGACTCGGTTTCTTTAGGCAAGACACACAAGTTTTGGGAAAGCCAACCTGTTGGTCAATTCAAAGACATTGGTGACTCAAATCTGCCTGAAGGTCCCATCGAGCCTCCAACCCTGCTTTCTGAAGTTAAACAGGAACCTTACAATCTCCCTAGTCAGTATGAATGGACCACCTGTGACATGGAATCTGATAAGACTTGCGACGAGGTTTACAATCTCTTGAAGAACAACTATGTTGAGGACGATGAGAACATGTTCAGGTTTAATTACTCGCAGGAGTTTCTTACATGGGCTTTGCGTCCCCCGGGCTATTATCGAAGCTGGCACATTGGAGTTCGTGCCAAAGCTTCGAAGAAGCTTGTTGCTTTTATAACAGGCGTTCCTGCAAGGATTCGGGTGCGTGATGAAGTTGTGAAAATGGCAGAGATTAATTTCTTATGTGTTCATAAGAAGCTTCGATCCAAGAGACTTGCTCCTGTTATGATTAAGGAGGTTACAAGGAGGGTTCATTTAGAGAATATTTGGCAGGCTGCTTACACTGCTGGAGTGGTTCTTCCAACACCAATAACAACCTGCCAGTATTGGCACAGGTCTTTGAACCCCAAGAAGCTTATTGATGTTGGCTTTTCAAGGCTTGGTGCAAGGATGACAATGAGCCGGACCATAAAACTTTACAAGTTACCAGATTCCCCTGCCACCCCTGGATTTAGAAATATGGAACTTCGTGATGTGCCTGCTGTCACGAGGTTGCTAAGAAATTACTTGAGCCAGTTTGTTGTTGCTCCGGATTTTGATGAAAATGATGTGGAGCACTGGCTTCTTCCAACCGAGAACGTGGTTGATAGCTACTTGGTTGAGAGCCCAGAGACTCATGAGATCACCGACTTCTGCAGCTTCTATACTCTTCCATCCTCTATTCTTGGCAACCAGAACCACTCGACATTGAAAGCTGCTTATTCATATTACAATGTTAGCACGAAGACTCCATTGCTTCAGTTAATGAATGATGCACTGATCGTTGCCAAGCAGAAGGATTTTGACGTTTTTAATGCATTGGATGTCATGCATAACGAGTCTTTCCTGAAAGAACTGAAATTTGGACCAGGTGATGGGCAACTACACTACTATCTTTACAATTACCGCTTAAGGCATGCCTTGAGACCCTCGGAACTAGGGCTTGTACTCTTATAA